GCCAATGCCGTCGCGATGCGGCTCGACCTTGGTGTAGAGCTCCGCCACACAAGGGCCTTCGTTCGTGTCAGCCTTCGGGGCTTCTTCGGATTGCGCCACCACTTGTGCTGACTCCGCTGCAGCCGCCTGCTCAGGAGCCGGGGCTTTCACCTCCTTGTTGCAGGAGACGAGGCAGACTAGGAGGAATGGGCAAAGATAGCGGAGCATGTTGTATTAAATGGCTAAGATTTTCTTCGAAGCTTTTTAGCACTCTCTTTCTTTCGAAACATCTTCTTTATTTCCCGACCAAGAGGCGTGTCGTTTGCTATTTCTTTTCGACAATAAGTACCAAGCTGCATGATCTCTTTAATCATTTTAGGTGTGCGGTGCCACTTGAGGCGGTTGCAGGGACCACAGGCTGGAAGGAAGTTATCCACTCCGTTGTGCCCTCCTGATGCCACGGGCTTGACATGATCGGCGCTCCAATTCGGACCAAGCCTTCCCCCACAAATATGACAAAGCCCACCGGTCTTCTTACGAATCTCTTCTCTTTGTTTTTTCGTCGGGGCACGGCGCATAACTGGAATACTGGAACTTCTAAATCCGAAATCAAGCCAGCTCTACTAGTAATCCATTGTGATCTGAGTAGCGAACTCCATCTTCGCTCTCATTCTCCCACGCAAGGACTGCTGATACGCTCTCGGAAAGCACCTTATCCAAACAGATGTGGTCTACCGAGTGACGTTTCTTGAGCTTGCCAGACTTCACGAGATCTTCCTCGGTAACGCATACCAAATCGGCCGACTCCAAAGCCTCGGAAAGCATATCCCGGCCCTTGTTTGTTCCATACCATTTGGCCCCGTCACGGTTCTGATTGTAGTCGCCTCCCGCGATGAGTTTGTGATTCGGGTAATCTTTTCTTAGCCGCTTCCAGTCCTCGCCATGCCATTGGATGTAGCGGTAGTGCTGCTCCCACTGAGGTGAGTTGCCATCAGGCCCTTTATACCCGTGGTAAGCAATGATTGAGCCGTAGACCAATAGCGGCCTATCGGGATGATCGATTTCCACACAAACCGCCTCAGTGCTGTCAGCTGTCTGAACCTGATTCAATATCGGCCAACGACTCCAAACCGCCGCGCAGGCTTCACCCTCTCTTGGTTTGCGAGGCGAAGGGGCTGTCGCAGCTCCGTGATGTGAGCCTGAGAGGTCAATGCACTCGTGGGTCTCCGTCAAAATCCAGATATCCGCATTAATTTCCCGAATCTTCTCGAGGCGTGCTGCATTTTGCTCCTCATCCTCTGGATCAGCCCGTTCCAAGTTCCATGTAGCAATTCGCATAGAATGAAGAATGTATATTGCTAAACCCAAATATTATTCAACGCTTAGAATACGGGCAACAACACCAGCAATCTGATGAGCCATGTATGGAGGCACAGCATTACCTACTTGGTGGTATTGGGCTGTGCGCCCGCCCTCGAAGAAGTAATTATCGGGAAAGGTCTGGATCCTTGCCGCTTCCCTTACGGTGAGGCTCCTGATCTGCGAAGGATCAGGATGAATGAAGTAATGGCCATCCTTTGAAATGTGGCAGGTGATCGTCGTTGCTAAGGCTCCCTGCATCTGGACACGGAATCGGTCCGCGAATTTGTCCAACTTTCCACCTACCTTCGCATTGCTGTGGTCGGGGAGGAGTACATCCGGAAAATCTGCGAGCTTGGGGGATCTGCCGTGCACCGAGGCAAATACAGAGCAAAACACATAGCGGTGCAGGTCCGAATCCATGTGATTTCTTGTGGAATGGTTACACACACCGCCCAGTCTCGGGTCCTGCAACCAGTTACCCAATTCACCGGGCACACTCCTCATGCGCGTTTTGCGAATGTATTCGCCACCCGTGCCGAAATCGCCGGCAAGGAGCTGCTTCATGGCCTCTGCGATCAATCTGTGCATCTTCTTGGAACAGTCCGGGCTGCCAGCACCATTGCCCTTCTTAAGGTCCCTCATCCAAGGGCTTTTCAAGATTTCGCGGGCCACCTCAAACAGGTCTTTGTTCTTGGGCTTGGATACTCCGGGCACCAGCGAGGGCAGGCCGTTGAAGACTTCCCTAAGGCA
This genomic interval from Candidatus Obscuribacterales bacterium contains the following:
- a CDS encoding HNH endonuclease encodes the protein MRRAPTKKQREEIRKKTGGLCHICGGRLGPNWSADHVKPVASGGHNGVDNFLPACGPCNRLKWHRTPKMIKEIMQLGTYCRKEIANDTPLGREIKKMFRKKESAKKLRRKS
- a CDS encoding endonuclease/exonuclease/phosphatase family protein produces the protein MRIATWNLERADPEDEEQNAARLEKIREINADIWILTETHECIDLSGSHHGAATAPSPRKPREGEACAAVWSRWPILNQVQTADSTEAVCVEIDHPDRPLLVYGSIIAYHGYKGPDGNSPQWEQHYRYIQWHGEDWKRLRKDYPNHKLIAGGDYNQNRDGAKWYGTNKGRDMLSEALESADLVCVTEEDLVKSGKLKKRHSVDHICLDKVLSESVSAVLAWENESEDGVRYSDHNGLLVELA